One Littorina saxatilis isolate snail1 linkage group LG14, US_GU_Lsax_2.0, whole genome shotgun sequence genomic region harbors:
- the LOC138947403 gene encoding heterogeneous nuclear ribonucleoprotein A3 homolog 2-like isoform X1: MPGFRGGGGRGGGGRRDYGGNDLDPNAEQFRKLFIGGLSYVTDENSLRSHFETWGEIVDCVVMRDPNTKKSRGFGFITYKDADSIDQAQANRPHKVDDREVDTKRAMPREESGRPESQQSVKKMFVGGVKEDTTEDMVRESFSPYGQIATVDLITDKHTGKARGFCFVTFEDHDSVDKAVLKKRHDLNGRQVEVKKALSKNDMGGSGGGGGGRGGSRGGGRGGRGGREYGGGGGYGGGGYGGGNSYGGGGYGGGGGYGSQGGYGGGGYDSYGGGGYGGQGEGGWNSGSFGTNYGESYGGGPMRSAGGSGGGGGYGARSQGPYGGSGGGGGYGGGGYGGGGGGGGYGRR, translated from the exons ATGCCAGGA TTCCGAGGAGGCGGTGGACGTGGTGGAGGTGGTCGCAGAGATTATGGGGGCAATGATCTTGACCCTAACGCTGAGCAGTTCAGAAAACTCTTCATTGGTGGCTTGAGTTACGTGACAGACGAAAACAGTCTTCGATCACACTTCGAAACATGGGGAGAAATTGTGGACTGCGTTGTCATGCGAGACCCCAACACAAAAAA GTCGAGGGGAtttggtttcatcacatacaaaGATGCCGACTCAATTGACCAGGCACAAGCAAACCGTCCTCACAAAGTTGATGACCGGGAAGTCGACACAAAAAGAGCCATGCCCAGAGAG GAGTCAGGGCGACCAGAATCTCAACAGTCAGTGAAGAAGATGTTCGTGGGAGGAGTGAAGGAAGACACAACGGAGGACATGGTTCGTGAATCATTCAGTCCCTACGGCCAGATTGCCACAGTGGATCTcatcacagacaaacacacgggCAAGGCCCGAGGCTTCTGCTTCGTCACCTTCGAAGACCACGACAGTGTCGACAAAGCTGTTT TGAAAAAGCGACATGATCTGAATGGCCGTCAGGTTGAAGTGAAGAAAGCTCTTTCCAAGAATGATATGG gtggttCTGGCGGCGGCGGTGGTGGCCGTGGAGGAAGTCGAGGAGGTGGGCGTGGTGGAAGAG GTGGTCGTGAATATGGTGGTGGCGGCGGCTATGGCGGAGGTGGTTATGGCGGTGGAAACAGCTACGGGG GTGGTGGTTATGGTGGAGGCGGCGGCTATGGCAGCCAGGGTGGATACGGCGGTGGTGGCTACGACAGCTATGGAGGTGGCGGCTACGGCGGACAAGGAG AAGGTGGCTGGAACAGCGGCAGTTTTGGCACCAACTATGGTGAAAGCTATGGAGGGGGTCCCATGAGGAGTGCTGGTGGcagcggtggtggtggtggctaTGGGGCTCGCAGCCAGGGTCCCTACGGTGGCAGCGGCGGCGGTGGTGGTTACGGAGGTGGTGGCTAcgggggtggaggtggtggcGGCGGCTACGGCAGACGATAA
- the LOC138947403 gene encoding heterogeneous nuclear ribonucleoprotein A3 homolog 2-like isoform X2, with amino-acid sequence MPGFRGGGGRGGGGRRDYGGNDLDPNAEQFRKLFIGGLSYVTDENSLRSHFETWGEIVDCVVMRDPNTKKSRGFGFITYKDADSIDQAQANRPHKVDDREVDTKRAMPREESGRPESQQSVKKMFVGGVKEDTTEDMVRESFSPYGQIATVDLITDKHTGKARGFCFVTFEDHDSVDKAVLKKRHDLNGRQVEVKKALSKNDMGGSGGGGGGRGGSRGGGRGGRGGGYGGGGGYGSQGGYGGGGYDSYGGGGYGGQGEGGWNSGSFGTNYGESYGGGPMRSAGGSGGGGGYGARSQGPYGGSGGGGGYGGGGYGGGGGGGGYGRR; translated from the exons ATGCCAGGA TTCCGAGGAGGCGGTGGACGTGGTGGAGGTGGTCGCAGAGATTATGGGGGCAATGATCTTGACCCTAACGCTGAGCAGTTCAGAAAACTCTTCATTGGTGGCTTGAGTTACGTGACAGACGAAAACAGTCTTCGATCACACTTCGAAACATGGGGAGAAATTGTGGACTGCGTTGTCATGCGAGACCCCAACACAAAAAA GTCGAGGGGAtttggtttcatcacatacaaaGATGCCGACTCAATTGACCAGGCACAAGCAAACCGTCCTCACAAAGTTGATGACCGGGAAGTCGACACAAAAAGAGCCATGCCCAGAGAG GAGTCAGGGCGACCAGAATCTCAACAGTCAGTGAAGAAGATGTTCGTGGGAGGAGTGAAGGAAGACACAACGGAGGACATGGTTCGTGAATCATTCAGTCCCTACGGCCAGATTGCCACAGTGGATCTcatcacagacaaacacacgggCAAGGCCCGAGGCTTCTGCTTCGTCACCTTCGAAGACCACGACAGTGTCGACAAAGCTGTTT TGAAAAAGCGACATGATCTGAATGGCCGTCAGGTTGAAGTGAAGAAAGCTCTTTCCAAGAATGATATGG gtggttCTGGCGGCGGCGGTGGTGGCCGTGGAGGAAGTCGAGGAGGTGGGCGTGGTGGAAGAG GTGGTGGTTATGGTGGAGGCGGCGGCTATGGCAGCCAGGGTGGATACGGCGGTGGTGGCTACGACAGCTATGGAGGTGGCGGCTACGGCGGACAAGGAG AAGGTGGCTGGAACAGCGGCAGTTTTGGCACCAACTATGGTGAAAGCTATGGAGGGGGTCCCATGAGGAGTGCTGGTGGcagcggtggtggtggtggctaTGGGGCTCGCAGCCAGGGTCCCTACGGTGGCAGCGGCGGCGGTGGTGGTTACGGAGGTGGTGGCTAcgggggtggaggtggtggcGGCGGCTACGGCAGACGATAA